CTGGGATCTGTATTCTACCAGAATGGATTTGTCATAGCATGACAAAAGCTGCTTTACGTACACAGCATAGGGTAGTTTTTTATTGCGTGAATCAGATGAAAGAATCTTTGATTCCTTTAGAGGCAAATTGGTCACATTTGATTGATTTGATCATTCAAAATGAGAAAATCTATCAAAATATTATTGTATTAACTGCTTTTCCTTTAGGGTATATTGATTCTAGGATCAAATATTTATATCTCTTTTTAAAAGAGAAGAGATTTGCAAAAATTCATCTTTTTATGGATCTTTCTCAATCTTACGGGTCTTATTTTTTTCTAGATGATTTGGATCATGTAAATGCAATCTATATCTCTTTTAATGGGAGAAAATTGATCGATTCTGGAGGAGCTCTTCGAATTGCTCAGAATGGGAAGCATACTACGCATTTTTCATCATGCGATCTGCAAAAAAGGGTAAGTATTGCCTTACTTGAACAGGAAAGGAATTGGGAAGAGACTAAGTCTTCTATCGCTAAGCATTGGAAGGAAAATCTTAAAGATTTGAGAATGAGACTAGATGTTTATAATAAAACTTCGATGCTGCGCTCAAGCTACCACAGAACGGCTTTACATATACCTATTCAATCTTCAAAAAGCCAACTAATAATTCAAGATGGATATGGGCAAACACTTCATCCTCATCCTCAAAAGTATTTTTGGCCAATGAGCTTTGCTTACGAAGAATTAAGAAAAAATACGTTACTTCTATTCCCTCGTAGAAGATCTGCGCTTTGTTAATTTTTCAAGAGGAGGAAACTTCATAGCATTCATGCAGACAATCCTTTTAAAAACCCCATTGCAATCAAACTGAAACAAAGAGATATGCCCTTCACTCAAAAAGAAGTTACGAGCGCAAGAGATATCTAAACCTAAATAATGACAACAAAGCCAGCTATGAGGCCCTCCGTGTGAAACTATTAATTTTTTTTTACCTTTACAAGTTAGAATAGATTGCATTTCTTGTACGACTCTTTGCTGTGCATCCGACAAAGTCTCGCTTCCTGAAATTTTAATCTGATCTGAGCAGAGGTCTAATTGATCTGCTAGTTCAGAGGAGAACTCTAAAGAAATTTCTCCACGAGTCTTGCCGTAAAGCATAGGAAAAGATCTCTCAGCTAAATCTTGCCTCAAATGAACCTCTTTACCTTTACAAGCTAGCTGAGCTGTCATCACAGTACGGAGGTAAGGAGAGCAGAAAACACTATCAGGATTAAATAGATTTATAGTGGAAGCGATGCTCATGGCCTGGTACTCTCCCAGAGAAGAAAGTTTCTTTTCTTGATCGGATAAAAAAATATGGGGGTGATTTAGCGCTTGGCCATGTCTTAAAAATAGGACAAATTGATCGCCTTCTTCATTTGGTTGTGCAGGATTTGTTATTTGCGAAATAGCCTTCAAATGCATAGAGATATCAGCCGCTACTTCTTCTATTTCTTTATTTTTTACATAGATTTTTTGTCCGATATCCCAATAATAGTTCTGATAGAGTTGATGCAATCGTGTTTGATCTGTTTGGTAATAAAGTTCTCTTTGTAGGTTTTGTTTAAGTACTGTTTCTTCATCTATAACAAGAGTAAAAATAATAGGAGTAAACCCATAAGAATGGATAATAGAACACATTTCATCTATTATTTCTTTCGATACAAATGCACTTTCTATAATGCTAGAAATACCCTGCTCTGCAAAAGAAGCAGCAACTCTTGCTGCATTAAGCTTAATAGCTCTTAATAATTCAATAGAAAAATCGCGTGGAGTAACCAGATATCTTAATACATCGATATCAATGCGAGCAGCTGGCGCTAATTTATCTCGAAGTACCAAAGAAACAGATGTTTTTCCACTTGCAGGAGGACCTCGAAGAATAAGTATGAATGGGGAAGGGTGATTTATAGAAGAAGCAGCGATCTCATTAGATAACGCATTGATTGTAGAGCTCATTAAAAACCATCCTAAGAAATATGAAAGGATTTTCATTTATTTTCCTTGTGAAAACTCAAGGTTTGGAATGCTTGCGTAATTTATTAAAGAATGCTAGCTAAAACTGGGTTTTATAAAAATATTTTTTTATTCTTGCTAATCTGATCCTTCTTGCTTAAAATTTTTACATGATGGTTTGATTTGAATTTATAATGGAGTAGTGTGATTGAGTTAGAAGAAAGCTTATATCAGATTAATGAGATGATCTTAAGAAAAGCATTTGCTTTAAATGGCACGAGTCCTTTTCAGTCTCCTAAAGCTCTTCAAGCGCGTCTTATGTCTTTACCGCATCAGGATTTTGCCTGCTTCTTATTTCACTCGCATGAGCAGCTGATCTTTTCATCTTTTGAACGAATGGATGATCAATTATGGCGCTGTTTTTTTTTAGGTGATGCTTTTTTAATCAATGGTTCTGTTGATGACCTTTTATTGAAGGAATGCTTGCAAATCATCTTAAGAAGATTAGGGGCAACCAGTCTTTATTTTCCTTATATCGATCAGAGAACACGTTCCTTTTCTTTTTTTAGTCAATTAGAAAACGGTCTTTGCCTCCAGCGGTTACCTTCACCATACATTCTATGGGAAAAGAATAGTCAACTTTTTATCGATCGCATTCAAAAAAATTCCAAAAGAAGAGCACAGCGTTTTTGGAATAAGTTTGAAAACCGTTTACAATTACAAGAACTATCAGGAAAAAAAGCTATCCGAGCTTTAGATGAAATTGAACAAAAATCTTGGAAACATGCTTCACAGCAATCCATGCATTTTAGGGAAAAGCAGTTTGCTTTTTATTCTGACTGGTTAAGAAGAGAAGGATTATTTTTGCATGTAGCTGAAGAAAATGGAAACCCCGTAGCTTATCGATTAGATGCAAAGTTACATCATACCGTATACGCGTTAAAATATTCCTATGATGACCAATACAAGCAGTTTTCCCCTGGATATTATTTATTGACCCAAGGATTGTATTCAAGGTGGAAGAATGCTCCGATAAAAAACATCGACTTGTGGGGAAGTCCGGATACATTAAAAAATAGCATTAAAACAGGAGAATATCAACGTCATGATTTTTTATGGCCAGCAAGCCCTATGGGGCAAAAGCTGCTTGACGAGCGATTAACTCATGATAAAAATCTAAGCAACCATTTAAATAATAATGTAGGGTTAAAAACAATATACAAAATCCATGACTGAAATAACTATTAGCAATATATCAAGTGTGGATTGGGATTATATTAAATATCAGTCTAACAGTTCGCTTTATTCTTTTGAGAGCTTAAGTGTTTACGAAAATCTTGATCTATTAACCATTACCAAGCAGAAGCAGCTTTTAGCTATTTGGCCTATTCCCTTTATTTGGAAAAATGGAAAAAAGATTGCACAGCGCCAGATTCGCTTACTACCCTATCACCCACCTCTCTTATTTAAAAAACATGTGCTAGATAAAAGGAAATTAATTTCAGCCTTAATTGAGTATATTCAAGACAATTATTATGCTGTTGACCTTCCTCTGTCACCAGGATTTGACACTCTCACTCCATTGTCTGTTGCTGGCATTCATGTAGAGTGGAGAAATACACACGTATTTACCCTAGCCCATTCTTTGCATGATCATGTACATATAAAAGCAAAAAATCATATTCGATCTGCTCAAAAAAAAGTCATTGTTACATGCTCAAAAAATGCTGACCTATTTGATTTTAACTTAGGTATCGTTACGGAGTCATATCGGATGGCGCGTAAACAATTAGCCAGTAATTTAATAAATAGCGGTAGAGGGGTTATTTTTACTGCCCTAGCTGACAATGATATCATTGGACAAGCCTTAGTTGTAAATGACCGGCAAACAGCCTACCTTTTTCATACATGGTTTAAAAAAAACACCGTTCGAGGAGTAGCAAGTCTTTTGGTATCGACGGCTTATGATTGGGCCTTAACAAACAAACAACTGCAGTTTTTTGATTTAGAAGGATCAATTATTCCTTCTATTGATCGTTTTTTTGCTAGCTTAGGTGGCCTACAAACACCTTATGCCTATATCCAATGGTGCAGGGATCAAGAAGAAATGTTGAGTATGATTCGAGATACCTTATTTATGAATTTACGTTTGCAGGACAAAGTAAAAAAATAATTTAATCTTCTTGTTGAAATGCTTGCTAAAATGATATCTTTACTCAAAACCAATACTTAACTAGTAGAGGTTGATTAAAATTTTTGTGTTACACCATGGAAAAATAATAGGTTTTTTATGTCTGCCGTAACAACCTCGGACCAACTTCCATTATATAAAATCAATCAGGAGGTTTCTCCTGCAGATTTATTTAAAACCCCCACCTTGCAATATGTATGTCTTAAAATCAACGATATCTGTAATGCCAAATGTTCCTTTTGTGATATTTGGCAAAAACAGATAGATCATCATCCTGATATTAATTGGTTGCATATTATCGATGATTTAATCGATTTAGGAGCAAAAGAAATTAATATTCATGGAGGAGAAGCATTTTTATCCAAAACTTTCTTCCCTATGCTTGAGTATGGAGGTCATCGAACTGCTTTTTCTATTATTACCAATGGCATTCTTTTAACGCGATTTTATGAAAGATTATTTAAAGCAAACATTCGAAGAATCTACATTTCAATCGATCATTACGATCCGCTGTTAAACGCTAAAAGCAGAGGTATTCCAAAATTAGAAAAAGAACTTTTTCCAGTAATTGAAAAAATCAAGAAAGAGCAGCCTCATGTGCAACTCATTGTCAATCATGTTGTGTCTTCCTATAACATCGATACAATTGACTTGCTAATCATTAAAATGATGGAATTGGGTTTTGATGCAATTAATCTAATTCCTATTAAAGACACTCCAAATCTCTATGTTTCTAAATCACAAATAGCAACCTTTTATATGAAGATCGATAAGATCTTGGAGGAAGGGTTAATTAGTTCAAAATGTTTTCTAAATGGCCTGTATAAGCTTTATGGCACAGAATCTAACTGGGATTTAGCAACTAAAGGAATTTATAACATGCAACAGAAAAAAGCGTGTATTATACCTGCAGCAGTAATGTTTATTAACGGACCAGACGGCAATGTTTTTCCTTGCGATACAACTATGTACAGAAAAAACAAAGAGCAATATATCATGGGCAACGTTTTAAAAAACACGGTCAAAGAAGTATGGCTTGGAGAAACGTTTCAAGAGTTTCGAAAAAAAATGTTTCCCAAGATTACCTGTAGTTGCATCCAAGGATGCGATCCAGCAAATGCCATTTATTAAAATCTTAGGAGCATCTATGACTTCTGGAATTGGAACTTTTCATCCCTTACAAAGAAGTGCATCTGCTATGTCTGTAGTATTAAATCCTCTATCTGTTCAACTAGACACTCCTGAATGGACTCTTTTTTTAGATATGAATTTTACATATATGTCTGAGAGTTGGCCTAATCGAATAAAAGATAAAGTGGAGTACGAAAAAACTCTACGGGATCGTTATTTACAAGGCGGTAGAGGATTATTTCTTTATTATATTCAAAAACAGCCAATTGGGCTTTCTAATGTTTATATTATACAAGAAAGTCAAATTAAGACACTGAATATAGCGGAGTTTTATGTAGAGCCCTCCTACCGTAAAAAGGGATTAGCTTCAAAAATGAAAGATCATCTAATTCAATGGGGACAAGAGCAGTCTGCGATCGAATTAAAAATTGAAGTAGATAAGGATCTAGAAACCGCTAATGCTTTTTGGTCTAAATTCGGCTTTAAACTAGATGATAGTGGTTCTCGAAATGTTTATTCCACGAATATTTAATTGAAGAAATAACATGAGTACTCAAGTCATGAAAAAACAAGAAGTAAAAAAAACGGAGTTGGTTTTAGAAATTCTCCCTATTCAAGGTTACGAGAAGGTTATCAAGGTAACTCATCTAAAAGCAAAACTACAGGCAATTATTGCTATACATAGTACAGTTTTAGGAAAAACTCTTGGAGGAACGCGTATTTATCCCTATTCTTCTTTTGAGCACGCCTTAACAGATGTTTTAAGACTTGCAAAGGGGATGAGTTACAAATCAGCAATTGCGGGTATAGAATTTGGTGGTGGAAAAGCCGTTATTATAGCCAATCCAAAGATTGATAAAACAGAAGAGCTTTTATTGGCTTATGCTGAAGCTGTCGATTCATTGAATGGAAAATTCATTACAGGAGAAGATTTAGGTAGTGAGGAAAAAGATTTTGCCATTATGAGCAAAAAGACTAAATATCTTGTGGGTCTCTCTCATGAAAAAAGCAGTGGCAGTCCATCTAGATTTACAGCATGGGGAGTATATTGTGGAATACAGGCTGTATTACAAAAACTCTATGGATGTAGTTGTGTAAAAGATAGAAAGATTGCTATTCAAGGCGCAGGTAATGTGGGTGAACTTTTAATAGACTTTCTCTTTTGGCAAGGAGCTGATGTTACCATTACTGATATCAATATGGATACCATGAAAATAGTTACAAAAAAGTATGGCGTCAAAACCGTTTCTCCTGAGGAAATTTATCATCAAAAATGCGATGTTTTTTCTCCTTGTGGCCTTGGAGGGATCCTCAACAGATATACCATTCCGATACTTCGGTGTAAGGCCGTTGCTGGATCTGCTAATAACCAGCTTTTAACGGATGAAGATGGAGAAGCTCTAAGGCAAAGAAAAATTCTTTATGCACCTGATTTTGTGATTAATTCAGGCGGACTTATAAGTATTTCTCAAGAGTTAGCAACAGAGCACTATCATCCTAAAATTCCTCGCGATAAATCTCTTAATATCTATCAAAGTCTTTTGACCATTTTTGAAGAAGCCGATAAAAATAATCTAGCCACTCATCAAGTAGCTGTATCTCTTGCTCAATGCCGTATGACTGCTGGCATTGATATGTAATTAGAGAACCCTCATAAATGAACTAAGATTTAACTTTTTAAAGCCTCAGAAACGCCAAGCCAATCTGCTTTACGGGTAATTCTACAGTAGAATTAAAAAAAATTATACTATATTTTTAAAATCTTTATACAAAAGCAATCTTTTTTTTAAATATATATTTTAATTATTCCTGTAAAAGCGTAAGGTTTTTTTGAGTATTTTTTATGCTCAACTAAAAGGAGATAATTATGAGTATCAACCCTATTTTCAGTAACTTAAGTAAGTTTGCACGTGAGACATATTTAAAAAATAAAAAGCTTGCTGAACAACAAATTTGGCATGACCTGCAAAATAATGGCTTGATATTAGAATATCTGTCTGAAGCTC
The window above is part of the Candidatus Rhabdochlamydia sp. T3358 genome. Proteins encoded here:
- a CDS encoding histidine phosphatase family protein; this translates as MKILSYFLGWFLMSSTINALSNEIAASSINHPSPFILILRGPPASGKTSVSLVLRDKLAPAARIDIDVLRYLVTPRDFSIELLRAIKLNAARVAASFAEQGISSIIESAFVSKEIIDEMCSIIHSYGFTPIIFTLVIDEETVLKQNLQRELYYQTDQTRLHQLYQNYYWDIGQKIYVKNKEIEEVAADISMHLKAISQITNPAQPNEEGDQFVLFLRHGQALNHPHIFLSDQEKKLSSLGEYQAMSIASTINLFNPDSVFCSPYLRTVMTAQLACKGKEVHLRQDLAERSFPMLYGKTRGEISLEFSSELADQLDLCSDQIKISGSETLSDAQQRVVQEMQSILTCKGKKKLIVSHGGPHSWLCCHYLGLDISCARNFFLSEGHISLFQFDCNGVFKRIVCMNAMKFPPLEKLTKRRSSTRE
- a CDS encoding GNAT family N-acetyltransferase, translating into MIELEESLYQINEMILRKAFALNGTSPFQSPKALQARLMSLPHQDFACFLFHSHEQLIFSSFERMDDQLWRCFFLGDAFLINGSVDDLLLKECLQIILRRLGATSLYFPYIDQRTRSFSFFSQLENGLCLQRLPSPYILWEKNSQLFIDRIQKNSKRRAQRFWNKFENRLQLQELSGKKAIRALDEIEQKSWKHASQQSMHFREKQFAFYSDWLRREGLFLHVAEENGNPVAYRLDAKLHHTVYALKYSYDDQYKQFSPGYYLLTQGLYSRWKNAPIKNIDLWGSPDTLKNSIKTGEYQRHDFLWPASPMGQKLLDERLTHDKNLSNHLNNNVGLKTIYKIHD
- a CDS encoding radical SAM protein yields the protein MSAVTTSDQLPLYKINQEVSPADLFKTPTLQYVCLKINDICNAKCSFCDIWQKQIDHHPDINWLHIIDDLIDLGAKEINIHGGEAFLSKTFFPMLEYGGHRTAFSIITNGILLTRFYERLFKANIRRIYISIDHYDPLLNAKSRGIPKLEKELFPVIEKIKKEQPHVQLIVNHVVSSYNIDTIDLLIIKMMELGFDAINLIPIKDTPNLYVSKSQIATFYMKIDKILEEGLISSKCFLNGLYKLYGTESNWDLATKGIYNMQQKKACIIPAAVMFINGPDGNVFPCDTTMYRKNKEQYIMGNVLKNTVKEVWLGETFQEFRKKMFPKITCSCIQGCDPANAIY
- a CDS encoding GNAT family N-acetyltransferase, which encodes MTSGIGTFHPLQRSASAMSVVLNPLSVQLDTPEWTLFLDMNFTYMSESWPNRIKDKVEYEKTLRDRYLQGGRGLFLYYIQKQPIGLSNVYIIQESQIKTLNIAEFYVEPSYRKKGLASKMKDHLIQWGQEQSAIELKIEVDKDLETANAFWSKFGFKLDDSGSRNVYSTNI
- a CDS encoding Glu/Leu/Phe/Val dehydrogenase dimerization domain-containing protein translates to MSTQVMKKQEVKKTELVLEILPIQGYEKVIKVTHLKAKLQAIIAIHSTVLGKTLGGTRIYPYSSFEHALTDVLRLAKGMSYKSAIAGIEFGGGKAVIIANPKIDKTEELLLAYAEAVDSLNGKFITGEDLGSEEKDFAIMSKKTKYLVGLSHEKSSGSPSRFTAWGVYCGIQAVLQKLYGCSCVKDRKIAIQGAGNVGELLIDFLFWQGADVTITDINMDTMKIVTKKYGVKTVSPEEIYHQKCDVFSPCGLGGILNRYTIPILRCKAVAGSANNQLLTDEDGEALRQRKILYAPDFVINSGGLISISQELATEHYHPKIPRDKSLNIYQSLLTIFEEADKNNLATHQVAVSLAQCRMTAGIDM